Genomic DNA from Actinomycetes bacterium:
TGGCCCCCTGTCGTGCCGAAGTAGACGCCGCACGACTCGTGCTGGTCGACCGACATCGCGTCGCGCAGCACGTTGACGTAGCAGTCGGACTGGGGCAGGCCGTCGGTCAGCGCCTCCCAGTCGTCACCGCCGCTGCGGCTGCGGTAGACGCGCAGCCGGCCGTCGGGCGGGTAGTGGTAGCTGTCGCTGAGGATCGGGACGACGTAGATGGTCTCCGGCTCCTGCGCGTGCACCGCGATGGGGAAGCCGAAGTCGGTCGGCAGGTTGCCGCTGACCTCCTGCCAC
This window encodes:
- a CDS encoding exo-alpha-sialidase; the protein is EIPDQDSEVGHCVHRIDMHPSNPDVLYMQKHWDVMRSKDGGDSWQEVSGNLPTDFGFPIAVHAQEPETIYVVPILSDSYHYPPDGRLRVYRSRSGGDDWEALTDGLPQSDCYVNVLRDAMSVDQHESCGVYFGTTGGQVYASNDSGDSWSAIVRDLPAVLSVEVQTLS